Proteins encoded together in one Musa acuminata AAA Group cultivar baxijiao chromosome BXJ3-6, Cavendish_Baxijiao_AAA, whole genome shotgun sequence window:
- the LOC135640806 gene encoding cytochrome P450 94C1-like, giving the protein MAAATAVAVAVMTTNHLAFLFFTFAVGFVLFSALLLLLRKRPWCSCHVCEAYLSSSWAAEFDNLCDWYAHLLRESPTGTIHIHVLGNTVTANPANVEYMLRTRFDNFPKGKPFSALLGDLLGQGIFNVDGDAWRFQRKMASLALGSVAVRSYAFGIVSDEIRRCLLPLLSSVADRGDGVVDLQDVFRKLAFDTICKISFGLDRGCLELSMPMSEFAAAFDTASRLSARRGTATAPVVWKLKRLLNVGSERELKRAIRMINMLAEEVIRQRRKQGFASSHDLLSRFMGSVEEEDKYLRDIVISFLLAGRDAVASGLTSFFLLLSQHADVAAAMRDEITSVTKGDGDDVVSYERLKEMHYVHAAIYESMRLFPPVQFDSKFCLEDDVLPDGTFVSRNTRVTYHPYAMGRMESIWGPDWGEFKPERWLRGGVFTPESLFKYPVFQAGQRVCLGKELAMVEMKTVIVSMVTKFDFKVLQGGRTIKFVPGLTATISGGVPARVTRCVSRRLP; this is encoded by the coding sequence ATGGCAGCAGcaacggcggtggcggtggctgtGATGACGACCAACCACCTCGCATTCCTCTTCTTCACCTTCGCCGTGGGCTTCGTTTTGTTTTcggcgctgctgctgctgctgaggaAGCGCCCATGGTGCAGCTGTCATGTTTGCGAGGCCTACCTGAGCTCCTCCTGGGCCGCCGAGTTCGACAATCTCTGCGACTGGTACGCGCACCTCCTCCGGGAATCGCCCACTGGTACCATCCACATCCACGTGCTGGGGAACACCGTCACCGCCAACCCGGCCAACGTGGAGTACATGCTCCGCACCCGGTTCGACAACTTCCCCAAGGGCAAGCCCTTCTCCGCCCTCCTCGGCGACCTCCTCGGCCAGGGGATCTTCAACGTCGACGGCGACGCGTGGCGGTTCCAGCGCAAGATGGCCAGCCTCGCGCTCGGCAGCGTCGCCGTGAGGTCCTACGCCTTCGGCATCGTGTCGGACGAGATCCGCCGCTGCCtgctccctctcctctcctctgttgCTGACCGAGGGGACGGCGTCGTGGACCTCCAGGACGTGTTCCGGAAGCTCGCGTTCGACACCATATGCAAGATCTCCTTCGGCCTCGACCGCGGCTGCCTCGAGCTGTCGATGCCCATGTCGGAGTTCGCGGCCGCCTTCGACACCGCCTCGAGGCTGTCGGCGCGTAGGGGTACCGCGACGGCGCCGGTGGTTTGGAAGCTGAAGCGGCTGCTCAACGTGGGGTCGGAGAGAGAGCTGAAGCGGGCGATCCGAATGATCAACATGCTGGCGGAGGAGGTCATACGACAGCGCCGGAAGCAGGGATTCGCTTCCAGCCACGACCTCCTCTCCCGCTTCATGGgctcggtggaggaggaggacaagTACCTCCGCGACATCGTCATCAGCTTCCTCCTAGCCGGCCGCGACGCGGTCGCCTCCGGCCTCACcagcttcttcctcctcctctcgcaGCACGCGGACGTCGCGGCGGCGATGCGCGACGAGATCACCAGCGTCACCAAGGGCGACGGGGACGACGTGGTGAGCTACGAGCGGCTGAAGGAGATGCACTACGTGCACGCGGCGATCTACGAGAGCATGCGCCTGTTCCCGCCGGTCCAGTTCGACTCCAAGTTCTGCCTCGAGGACGACGTGCTCCCGGACGGCACCTTCGTGAGCAGGAACACGAGGGTGACCTACCACCCTTACGCCATGGGGAGAATGGAGAGCATCTGGGGGCCGGATTGGGGGGAGTTCAAGCCGGAGCGGTGGCTCCGCGGCGGAGTGTTCACCCCGGAGAGCCTGTTCAAGTACCCGGTGTTCCAGGCGGGGCAGAGGGTGTGCCTGGGGAAGGAGctggcgatggtggagatgaagaCCGTCATCGTCTCCATGGTCACCAAATTCGACTTCAAGGTACTTCAAGGCGGCCGGACGATCAAGTTTGTGCCAGGGCTGACGGCGACCATCAGCGGGGGAGTGCCAGCTCGGGTGACCCGGTGCGTGTCTCGCCGCCTACCATAG
- the LOC103987215 gene encoding uncharacterized protein LOC103987215 — protein sequence MARAQLALLVVCSLVLALTVAGQRPPKYRKLVRCNSPQLYRNCKGFMYCPARCPRSCYVDCATCKPMCVCNAPGAVCGDPRFIGGDGITFYFHGRKNQDFCLFSDSGLHINAHFIGKRDPTMTRDFTWVQAIALLLDDHRLYVGAQKTAAWDDAVDRLMITFDGERVQIPTKEGAKWQPSSARAVSIVRTSTANAVTVEVEGKLKITLNAVPITEEESRVHSYGVTKDDCIAHLELGFKFYSLSPDVQGVLGQTYREDYVSRVDVTKKMPVMGGADKFFVSDMFSADCAVSRFDREAGSIAMAVEHEDVKCSSGMGGRGIVCKK from the exons ATGGCACGAGCGCAGCTGGCTCTGCTCGTGGTCTGCTCTCTCGTCCTCGCCCTGACCGTCGCCGGTCAGAGGCCTCCCAAGTACCGCAAGCTGGTGAGGTGCAACTCCCCGCAACTCTACCGGAACTGCAAGGGCTTCATGTACTGCCCCGCCCGTTGCCCTCGCTCGTGCTACGTCGACTGCGCAACCTGCAAGCCGATGTGCG TTTGTAATGCTCCCGGCGCGGTGTGCGGCGACCCGCGCTTCATCGGCGGCGACGGCATCACCTTCTACTTCCACGGCAGGAAGAACCAGGACTTCTGCCTGTTCTCCGACTCCGGCCTCCACATCAACGCCCACTTCATCGGAAAGCGAGACCCGACCATGACCAGGGACTTCACCTGGGTCCAGGCCATCGCCCTCCTCTTGGACGACCACCGCCTCTACGTCGGAGCTCAAAAGACTGCCGCATGGGACGACGCGGTCGACCGCCTCATGATCACATTCGACGGCGAGCGAGTGCAGATCCCGACTAAGGAAGGCGCCAAATGGCAGCCATCTTCCGCCCGGGCCGTGTCCATCGTCCGAACGAGCACCGCGAACGCGGTCACGGTCGAGGTGGAAGGCAAGCTCAAGATCACCCTCAACGCGGTGCCGATCACGGAGGAAGAATCCAGGGTGCACAGCTACGGGGTGACCAAGGACGACTGCATCGCCCACTTGGAGCTGGGCTTCAAGTTCTACTCCCTCAGCCCCGACGTGCAAGGGGTGCTCGGTCAGACCTACAGGGAGGACTACGTGAGCCGGGTGGACGTGACCAAGAAGATGCCAGTAATGGGAGGCGCAGACAAGTTCTTTGTCTCCGATATGTTCTCCGCCGACTGCGCCGTGTCGCGCTTCGACCGCGAAGCAGGCAGCATCGCCATGGCCGTGGAGCACGAGGACGTCAAGTGCAGCAGCGGCATGGGCGGCCGTGGCATCGTCTGCAAGAAATAA
- the LOC135641800 gene encoding copper transport protein ATX1-like isoform X2 codes for MAETVVLKVGMSCEGCVGAVKRVLTKMEGVESFDVDLKEQKVTVKGNVKPEAVLQTVSKTGKKTSFWEAEPETEESTSSAATDTA; via the exons ATGGCCGAG ACTGTTGTGCTCAAGGTTGGTATGTCATGTGAAGGTTGCGTTGGGGCTGTTAAAAGAGTTCTCACCAAAATGGAAG GTGTTGAATCCTTCGATGTGGATCTGAAGGAGCAGAAAGTGACCGTCAAAGGCAACGTAAAACCCGAAGCTGTTCTTCAAACTGTTTCAAAAACAGGCAAAAAGACTTCCTTTTGGGAAGCTGAACCTGAAACCGAGGAATCTACTTCCTCTGCCGCTACCGACACTGCATGA
- the LOC135641800 gene encoding copper transport protein ATX1-like isoform X1, whose amino-acid sequence MAETVVLKVGMSCEGCVGAVKRVLTKMEGHRVESFDVDLKEQKVTVKGNVKPEAVLQTVSKTGKKTSFWEAEPETEESTSSAATDTA is encoded by the exons ATGGCCGAG ACTGTTGTGCTCAAGGTTGGTATGTCATGTGAAGGTTGCGTTGGGGCTGTTAAAAGAGTTCTCACCAAAATGGAAGGTCACC GTGTTGAATCCTTCGATGTGGATCTGAAGGAGCAGAAAGTGACCGTCAAAGGCAACGTAAAACCCGAAGCTGTTCTTCAAACTGTTTCAAAAACAGGCAAAAAGACTTCCTTTTGGGAAGCTGAACCTGAAACCGAGGAATCTACTTCCTCTGCCGCTACCGACACTGCATGA